One stretch of Streptomyces sp. 135 DNA includes these proteins:
- a CDS encoding trehalose-6-phosphate synthase — translation MVSDPAQSAAAQVLVASNRGPVSYTVGEDGELTAKRGGGGLVSGLSAIGDSSEDPAALWVCAALSEGDREAVRRGVGEPGVRMLDVDAGSREGVHAAAYNGIANSVLWFVHHMLYQTPLEPVFGPEFRAQWAAYETYNRAFAQALAAEAAPGAAVLVQDYHLTLVPGMLRELREDLRIGHFSHTPWAPADYFRMLPDDVAEQVLRGMLGADRLGFLTSRWADAFTECCVRVLGGTSGTRIGVHGLGADADFLRERSRREDVEERMATLRRQVGEGRKTVVRVDRTELSKNIVRGMHAYRELLETRPEWRERVVHIAFAYPSRQDLAVYRDYTAEVSRVADEINSAYGTPDWTPVLLHVDDDFARSLAAYRLADVALVNPIRDGMNLVAKEVPVVSDEGCALVLSREAGAYEELGEDAIGVNPYDVSATAEALHTGLSMPAGERAERTKRLAAAATALPPAQWFLDQLRALTG, via the coding sequence ATGGTGTCCGATCCGGCTCAGTCAGCAGCAGCGCAGGTACTCGTCGCGTCCAACCGCGGCCCCGTCTCGTACACAGTGGGAGAGGACGGTGAACTGACCGCCAAGCGCGGCGGCGGCGGCCTCGTCTCCGGCCTGAGCGCCATCGGCGACTCCTCCGAGGATCCCGCCGCCCTGTGGGTGTGCGCGGCGCTCTCCGAGGGCGACCGGGAGGCGGTGCGGCGCGGCGTCGGCGAGCCGGGCGTGCGGATGCTCGACGTCGACGCGGGCTCCCGCGAGGGCGTGCACGCCGCCGCGTACAACGGCATCGCCAACTCGGTCCTGTGGTTCGTCCACCACATGCTCTACCAGACGCCCCTGGAGCCGGTCTTCGGCCCGGAGTTCCGCGCGCAGTGGGCGGCGTACGAGACGTACAACCGCGCGTTCGCCCAGGCGCTGGCGGCCGAGGCGGCGCCCGGCGCGGCGGTCCTCGTGCAGGACTACCACCTGACGCTGGTCCCCGGCATGCTCCGCGAACTCCGCGAGGACCTGCGGATCGGCCACTTCTCGCACACCCCGTGGGCGCCCGCCGACTACTTCCGGATGCTGCCGGACGACGTGGCCGAGCAGGTGCTGCGCGGCATGCTCGGCGCCGACCGGCTGGGCTTCCTCACCAGCCGCTGGGCGGACGCGTTCACGGAGTGCTGCGTGCGCGTGCTCGGCGGGACGTCGGGGACGCGGATCGGGGTGCACGGCCTCGGCGCCGACGCCGACTTCCTGCGGGAGCGCTCGCGGCGCGAGGACGTCGAGGAGCGGATGGCGACGCTGCGGCGGCAGGTGGGCGAGGGCCGCAAGACGGTCGTGCGGGTGGACAGGACCGAGCTGTCCAAGAACATCGTGCGCGGCATGCACGCCTACCGCGAGCTCCTGGAGACCCGCCCCGAGTGGCGCGAGCGGGTCGTCCACATCGCCTTCGCCTACCCCTCGCGGCAGGACCTCGCGGTGTACCGCGACTACACCGCGGAGGTCTCACGCGTCGCCGACGAGATCAACTCCGCGTACGGCACGCCCGACTGGACGCCGGTGCTGCTGCACGTCGACGACGACTTCGCCCGCTCCCTCGCGGCGTACCGCCTCGCGGACGTGGCGCTGGTCAACCCCATCCGCGACGGCATGAACCTCGTCGCGAAGGAGGTGCCGGTGGTCTCCGACGAGGGCTGCGCGCTGGTGCTCTCGCGGGAGGCGGGTGCATACGAGGAGCTGGGCGAGGACGCGATCGGCGTCAACCCCTACGACGTCTCGGCCACGGCGGAGGCGTTGCACACCGGTCTTTCGATGCCGGCCGGGGAGCGGGCCGAGCGCACCAAGCGCCTCGCGGCGGCGGCGACGGCGCTGCCGCCGGCCCAGTGGTTCCTGGACCAGCTGCGGGCCCTCACCGGCTGA
- a CDS encoding cold-shock protein, producing MAQGTVKWFNAEKGYGFIAVDGGADVFVHYSAIQMDGYRTLEEGQRVEFEISQGQKGPQADMVKLAV from the coding sequence ATGGCTCAGGGCACCGTCAAGTGGTTCAACGCGGAGAAGGGGTACGGCTTCATCGCGGTCGACGGTGGTGCGGATGTTTTCGTCCACTACAGCGCGATCCAGATGGACGGCTACCGCACCCTTGAAGAAGGTCAGCGAGTCGAGTTCGAGATCTCGCAGGGCCAGAAGGGTCCGCAGGCGGACATGGTCAAGCTCGCCGTCTAG
- a CDS encoding DUF4031 domain-containing protein yields the protein MTLYIDPPTWPGHGRMWSHLVSDVSHEELHAFAAAIGAPRRAFDGDHYDIPSERYEDAVRAGAVEVGSKELVRRLTGAGLRRPKGRPA from the coding sequence ATGACGCTCTACATCGACCCGCCGACCTGGCCCGGCCACGGCCGCATGTGGTCCCACCTGGTCAGCGACGTCTCGCACGAGGAACTGCACGCCTTCGCCGCCGCCATCGGCGCACCGCGGCGCGCCTTCGACGGCGACCACTACGACATCCCCTCGGAGCGGTACGAGGACGCGGTGCGCGCGGGGGCCGTCGAGGTGGGGTCGAAGGAACTCGTGCGCAGGCTGACGGGGGCGGGGCTGCGCAGGCCCAAGGGGCGGCCCGCCTGA
- the groL gene encoding chaperonin GroEL (60 kDa chaperone family; promotes refolding of misfolded polypeptides especially under stressful conditions; forms two stacked rings of heptamers to form a barrel-shaped 14mer; ends can be capped by GroES; misfolded proteins enter the barrel where they are refolded when GroES binds) produces the protein MAKIIAFDEEARRGLERGMNQLADAVKVTLGPKGRNVVLEKKWGAPTITNDGVSIAKEIELEDPYEKIGAELVKEVAKKTDDVAGDGTTTATVLAQALVREGLRNVAAGANPMALKRGIEKAVEAVSGALLEQAKDVETKEQIASTASISAADTQIGELIAEAMDKVGKEGVITVEESQTFGLELELTEGMRFDKGYISAYFATDMERMEASLDDPYILIVNSKISNVKDLLPLLEKVMQSGKPLLIIAEDVEGEALSTLVVNKIRGTFKSVAVKAPGFGDRRKAMLGDIAILTGGTVISEEVGLKLENAGLDLLGRARKVVITKDETTIVDGAGDSDQVQGRVNQIRAEIENSDSDYDREKLQERLAKLAGGVAVIKAGAATEVELKERKHRIEDAVRNAKAAVEEGIVAGGGVALLQATQVFEKLELEGDEATGAAAVKLALEAPLKQIAVNAGLEGGVVVEKVRNLTVGHGLNAATGEYVDMIAEGILDPAKVTRSALQNAASIAALFLTTEAVIADKPEKAGAAPAGGGMPGGDMDF, from the coding sequence ATGGCCAAGATCATCGCGTTCGACGAGGAGGCACGGCGCGGCCTCGAGCGCGGCATGAACCAGCTCGCCGACGCCGTCAAGGTGACCCTGGGCCCCAAGGGTCGCAACGTCGTCCTCGAGAAGAAGTGGGGCGCCCCCACGATCACCAACGATGGTGTCTCCATCGCCAAGGAGATCGAGCTCGAGGACCCGTACGAGAAGATCGGCGCCGAGCTGGTCAAGGAGGTCGCGAAGAAGACGGACGACGTCGCCGGTGACGGCACGACGACCGCGACCGTCCTGGCCCAGGCCCTGGTGCGCGAGGGTCTGCGCAACGTGGCCGCCGGTGCCAACCCGATGGCTCTGAAGCGCGGCATCGAGAAGGCCGTCGAGGCCGTCTCCGGCGCCCTCCTCGAGCAGGCGAAGGATGTCGAGACCAAGGAGCAGATCGCTTCGACGGCCTCCATCTCCGCCGCCGACACCCAGATCGGCGAGCTCATCGCCGAGGCCATGGACAAGGTCGGCAAGGAAGGCGTCATCACCGTCGAGGAGTCCCAGACCTTCGGTCTGGAGCTGGAGCTCACCGAGGGTATGCGCTTCGACAAGGGCTACATCTCGGCGTACTTCGCCACCGACATGGAGCGTATGGAGGCGTCGCTCGACGACCCGTACATCCTGATCGTCAACTCCAAGATCTCGAACGTGAAGGACCTCCTTCCGCTCCTCGAGAAGGTCATGCAGTCCGGCAAGCCGCTGCTGATCATCGCCGAGGACGTCGAGGGCGAGGCCCTGTCGACCCTGGTCGTCAACAAGATCCGTGGCACCTTCAAGTCCGTCGCCGTCAAGGCCCCGGGCTTCGGTGACCGCCGCAAGGCCATGCTCGGCGACATCGCCATCCTCACCGGTGGCACCGTCATCTCCGAGGAGGTCGGCCTCAAGCTGGAGAACGCCGGTCTCGACCTGCTCGGCCGCGCCCGCAAGGTCGTCATCACCAAGGACGAGACGACCATCGTCGACGGTGCCGGTGACAGCGACCAGGTCCAGGGCCGCGTCAACCAGATCCGCGCCGAGATCGAGAACTCGGACAGCGACTACGACCGCGAGAAGCTGCAGGAGCGCCTGGCGAAGCTCGCCGGCGGTGTTGCGGTCATCAAGGCCGGTGCCGCGACCGAGGTCGAGCTCAAGGAGCGCAAGCACCGCATCGAGGACGCCGTTCGCAACGCGAAGGCGGCCGTCGAGGAGGGCATCGTCGCCGGTGGTGGCGTGGCCCTGCTCCAGGCCACCCAGGTCTTCGAGAAGCTGGAGCTCGAAGGCGACGAGGCCACCGGTGCCGCCGCTGTGAAGCTGGCCCTCGAGGCCCCGCTGAAGCAGATCGCCGTCAACGCCGGCCTCGAGGGCGGCGTCGTCGTCGAGAAGGTGCGGAACCTGACGGTCGGCCACGGTCTGAACGCCGCGACCGGTGAGTACGTCGACATGATCGCCGAGGGCATCCTCGACCCGGCGAAGGTGACGCGCTCCGCCCTGCAGAACGCGGCCTCCATCGCCGCGCTGTTCCTCACCACCGAGGCCGTCATCGCCGACAAGCCGGAGAAGGCGGGCGCTGCCCCGGCCGGCGGCGGCATGCCGGGCGGTGACATGGACTTCTGA
- a CDS encoding glucosyl-3-phosphoglycerate synthase: MLEEVERWLNRRSWSVADRPLDRLVAAKRASGATVSVVLPALDEQETVGAIVTEIRRALMERAPLVDELVVIDSGSSDRTAEVARKAGAKVVHRDEILPRVAPLPGKGEVLWRSLLVTGGDIVAFVDADLREFSADFVSGIVGPLLTDPDVAFVKAMYDRPLGEAAGQGGRVTELMARPLLNMHWPQLAGFVQPLGGEYAARRSLLERLPFPVGYGVELGLLVDALHTVGLDALAQVDVGVRKHRHQDGQALGRMAAAIYRTAQVRLARGHLVRPELTQFERDEEGGQGFVPRTHAVDTEERPPMTGIAEYAHRRVA; this comes from the coding sequence GTGCTGGAAGAGGTCGAGCGCTGGCTGAACAGGCGTTCCTGGTCGGTCGCCGACCGCCCCTTGGACCGGCTCGTCGCCGCCAAGCGCGCGTCCGGCGCCACGGTGAGCGTCGTGCTGCCCGCCCTCGACGAACAGGAGACGGTCGGCGCGATCGTCACCGAGATCCGCCGCGCGCTGATGGAGCGCGCCCCGCTCGTCGACGAGCTGGTGGTGATCGACTCCGGCTCCTCGGACCGCACGGCAGAGGTGGCCCGGAAGGCCGGCGCCAAGGTCGTCCACCGGGACGAGATCCTGCCGCGCGTCGCGCCGCTCCCCGGCAAGGGCGAGGTGCTGTGGCGCTCGCTGCTGGTGACGGGCGGCGACATCGTGGCGTTCGTCGACGCGGACCTCAGGGAGTTCTCCGCCGACTTCGTCTCGGGGATAGTCGGCCCGCTGCTGACCGACCCGGACGTGGCGTTCGTGAAGGCCATGTACGACCGGCCGCTCGGCGAGGCCGCCGGTCAGGGCGGCCGGGTGACGGAGCTGATGGCGCGGCCGCTGCTGAACATGCACTGGCCGCAGCTGGCCGGTTTCGTGCAGCCGCTCGGCGGTGAGTACGCGGCCCGCAGGTCCCTCCTTGAGCGGCTGCCGTTCCCCGTCGGATACGGCGTGGAGCTGGGGCTGCTCGTGGACGCGCTGCACACGGTGGGCCTGGACGCGCTGGCGCAGGTCGACGTCGGGGTGCGCAAGCACCGCCACCAGGACGGGCAGGCGCTCGGCCGGATGGCGGCGGCGATCTACCGGACGGCGCAGGTCCGGCTCGCGCGCGGACATCTCGTACGGCCCGAGCTGACGCAGTTCGAACGGGACGAGGAGGGCGGGCAGGGCTTCGTGCCGCGCACCCACGCCGTGGACACCGAGGAACGGCCGCCCATGACCGGCATCGCGGAGTACGCGCACCGACGCGTGGCGTGA
- a CDS encoding type II toxin-antitoxin system RelE/ParE family toxin — protein MKYAFRFTTHAQRQLRSIDRQQALRILTALAALGDDPYRDDADTKKLTGHDGLYRLRIGSFRVVYEIQNDVLVILVVHVGNRRDVYRAM, from the coding sequence GTGAAGTACGCCTTCCGCTTCACCACGCACGCCCAGCGCCAGCTTCGGTCCATCGACCGGCAGCAGGCGCTGCGCATCCTCACGGCCCTCGCCGCGCTGGGCGACGACCCATACCGCGACGACGCCGACACCAAGAAACTGACGGGGCACGACGGCTTGTACCGGTTGCGCATCGGCAGCTTCCGCGTGGTCTATGAGATCCAGAACGACGTACTGGTCATCCTCGTCGTCCATGTCGGCAACCGCCGGGACGTGTACCGCGCCATGTGA
- the thrC gene encoding threonine synthase translates to MAVQTVATETPAPTVDLGPASGLSCRECGTRFPLGPIFACAECFGPLEVAYDLPLGDPEALRKRIEAGPANIWRYAPLLPVPADVADKPNLNPGWTKLVKADNLARELGVEQGKLFVKDDSGNPTHSFKDRVVAQALEAARAFGFTTLSCSSTGNLAGAVGAAAARAGFRSCVFIPHDLEQGKVVMAAVYGGELVGIEGNYDDVNRFCSELIGDPLGEGWGFVNVNLRPYYGEGSKTLAYEICEQLGWELPDQLVIPIASGSQLTKIDKGLKELIALGLVADKPYKIFGAQAEGCSPVSAAFKAGHDVVRPQKPNTIAKSLAIGNPADGPYVLDIARRTGGAVEDVNDEQVVDAIKLLARTEGIFAETAGGVTVGVTKKLIEAGLIDPALTTVVLNTGDGLKTLDAVAETSQATATIKPSLEAFRSAGLAG, encoded by the coding sequence ATGGCTGTGCAGACTGTCGCCACCGAAACCCCCGCCCCGACCGTTGACCTCGGTCCCGCCTCGGGTCTCTCCTGCCGCGAGTGCGGAACGCGCTTCCCGCTCGGCCCGATCTTCGCCTGCGCCGAGTGTTTCGGCCCCCTCGAAGTCGCGTACGACCTGCCCCTCGGCGACCCGGAAGCCCTGCGCAAGCGGATCGAGGCCGGGCCCGCCAACATCTGGCGCTACGCCCCGCTGCTGCCCGTCCCCGCCGACGTCGCCGACAAGCCGAACCTCAACCCCGGCTGGACCAAGCTCGTCAAGGCCGACAACCTCGCGCGGGAACTGGGCGTCGAGCAGGGCAAGTTGTTCGTCAAGGACGACTCCGGCAACCCCACGCACTCCTTCAAGGACCGCGTCGTCGCGCAGGCGCTGGAGGCGGCCAGGGCCTTCGGCTTCACCACGCTCTCCTGCTCCTCCACCGGCAACCTCGCGGGCGCCGTCGGTGCCGCCGCCGCCCGCGCGGGCTTCCGCTCCTGCGTGTTCATCCCGCACGACCTGGAGCAGGGCAAGGTCGTCATGGCCGCGGTCTACGGCGGCGAGCTGGTCGGCATCGAGGGCAACTACGACGACGTGAACCGCTTCTGCTCCGAGCTGATCGGCGACCCGCTGGGCGAGGGCTGGGGCTTCGTCAACGTCAACCTCCGGCCGTACTACGGCGAGGGCTCCAAGACCCTCGCGTACGAGATCTGCGAGCAGCTCGGCTGGGAGCTGCCCGACCAGCTGGTCATCCCGATCGCCTCGGGCTCGCAGCTCACGAAGATCGACAAGGGGCTCAAGGAGCTGATCGCGCTCGGCCTCGTGGCCGACAAGCCGTACAAGATCTTCGGCGCGCAGGCGGAGGGCTGCTCGCCGGTGTCGGCGGCGTTCAAGGCCGGCCACGACGTGGTGCGCCCCCAGAAGCCGAACACCATCGCCAAGTCGCTGGCCATCGGCAACCCCGCCGACGGGCCGTACGTGCTCGACATCGCGCGGCGTACGGGCGGTGCGGTGGAGGACGTGAACGACGAGCAGGTCGTCGACGCGATCAAGCTGCTCGCGCGCACGGAGGGGATCTTCGCGGAGACCGCCGGGGGTGTGACGGTGGGCGTCACCAAGAAGCTGATCGAGGCGGGGCTCATCGACCCGGCGCTCACCACGGTGGTGCTGAACACCGGAGATGGCCTGAAGACGCTGGACGCCGTCGCTGAGACTTCGCAGGCCACCGCGACGATCAAGCCCAGCCTTGAGGCGTTCCGCTCCGCGGGTCTGGCCGGTTAG
- a CDS encoding DUF397 domain-containing protein: protein MRTTPEHHLTTATWRKSSYSAGDGGDCLEVADGHPEVVPVRDSKNPQGPKLMFPTVSWSAFVTHLKEA from the coding sequence ATGAGGACTACCCCTGAGCACCACCTGACTACGGCAACTTGGCGCAAGTCCAGCTACAGCGCGGGCGACGGCGGCGACTGCCTCGAAGTCGCCGACGGCCACCCCGAAGTCGTCCCCGTCCGCGACTCCAAGAACCCCCAAGGCCCGAAGCTCATGTTCCCCACAGTGAGCTGGTCCGCCTTCGTCACGCACCTCAAGGAAGCCTGA
- a CDS encoding MurR/RpiR family transcriptional regulator: protein MTNEVKEIFAGAAPPAPAALAAKVRTLAPSMTRSMQRVAEAVAGDPAGCAALTVTGLAELTGTSEATVVRTARLLGYPGYRDLRLALAGLAAQQQSGRAPAVTADIAVDDPLADVVAKLAYDEQQTLADTAAALDTVQLGAAVAALATAPRVEIYGVAASGLVAQDLAQKLLRIGHIAHAHSDPHLAVTNAVTLRAKDVAIAITHSGSTGDVIEPLRVAFEHGATTVAITGRPDGAVSQYADHILTTSTARESELRPAAMSSRTSQLLVVDCLFVGVAQRTYETAAPALAASYEALAHRHSPRGGSSR, encoded by the coding sequence GTGACCAATGAAGTGAAGGAAATTTTCGCGGGCGCCGCTCCCCCGGCCCCCGCCGCCCTCGCGGCCAAGGTCCGGACCCTCGCGCCGTCGATGACCCGCTCCATGCAGCGCGTCGCCGAGGCCGTCGCCGGCGACCCCGCGGGATGCGCCGCCCTCACGGTCACCGGCCTCGCCGAGCTCACCGGTACCAGCGAGGCGACGGTGGTCCGCACCGCCCGCCTCCTCGGCTACCCCGGCTACCGCGACCTGCGGCTCGCGCTCGCGGGCCTCGCCGCCCAGCAGCAGTCGGGCCGGGCGCCCGCAGTCACCGCGGACATCGCCGTGGACGATCCTCTGGCGGACGTCGTCGCGAAGCTCGCCTACGACGAGCAGCAGACCCTCGCCGACACCGCCGCCGCGCTCGACACGGTGCAGCTCGGCGCCGCGGTGGCCGCGCTCGCGACCGCGCCCCGCGTGGAGATCTACGGCGTCGCCGCCTCGGGCCTGGTCGCCCAGGACCTGGCCCAGAAGCTCCTGCGCATCGGCCACATCGCGCACGCCCACTCCGACCCGCACCTGGCCGTCACCAACGCCGTGACGCTGCGCGCCAAGGACGTGGCCATCGCGATCACCCACTCCGGTTCCACGGGTGACGTCATCGAGCCGCTGCGGGTCGCCTTCGAGCACGGCGCCACCACGGTCGCGATCACCGGCCGCCCCGACGGGGCCGTCTCGCAGTACGCCGACCACATACTGACCACCTCGACGGCGCGCGAGAGCGAGCTGAGGCCGGCCGCCATGTCGTCCCGCACGAGCCAGCTCCTCGTCGTGGACTGCCTGTTCGTCGGTGTCGCCCAGCGGACGTACGAGACGGCCGCGCCCGCGCTCGCCGCCTCCTACGAAGCGCTCGCGCACCGCCACAGCCCGCGCGGCGGCAGCAGCCGCTGA
- a CDS encoding ubiquitin-like small modifier protein 1 — translation MSVNVRIPTILRTYTGGQAEVAAEGATLGEVIADLEKNHTGIAARVLDDQGKLRRFVNVYVNDDDVRFEQGLETATPDGAGVSIIPAVAGG, via the coding sequence ATGAGCGTGAACGTTCGTATTCCCACCATTCTGCGTACCTACACGGGCGGGCAGGCCGAGGTTGCCGCCGAGGGGGCGACCCTCGGTGAGGTCATCGCCGACCTGGAGAAGAACCACACCGGCATCGCCGCCCGTGTCCTGGACGACCAGGGCAAGCTGCGCCGCTTCGTGAACGTGTACGTCAACGACGACGACGTCCGCTTCGAGCAGGGCCTGGAGACGGCCACTCCGGACGGCGCGGGCGTGTCGATCATTCCGGCGGTCGCCGGCGGGTGA
- the murQ gene encoding N-acetylmuramic acid 6-phosphate etherase, which produces MTSIEDYGELRAQLATLTTEAFRPELSEIDRLGTLEIARIMNGEDATVPAAVAEQLPAIAAAIDATAERMAGGGRLIYAGAGTAGRLGVLDASECPPTFNTDPSEVVGLIAGGPGAMVEAVEGAEDSKELAAADLDGLRLTAADVVVGVSASGRTPYAIGAVEHARARHGALTIGLSCNADSALAAAAEHGIEVVVGPELLTGSTRLKAGTAQKLVLNMISTITMIRLGKTYGNLMVDVRASNEKLRARSRRIVALATGAADEEIEAALAATDGEVKNAILTILGGVDAATAAELLTTSKGHLRAALDNSRTG; this is translated from the coding sequence ATGACCTCCATCGAAGACTACGGAGAGCTCCGCGCCCAGCTGGCCACCCTCACCACCGAGGCGTTCCGGCCCGAGCTGTCCGAGATCGACCGGCTGGGCACCCTGGAGATCGCGCGGATCATGAACGGCGAGGACGCCACCGTCCCCGCGGCCGTGGCCGAGCAACTGCCGGCCATCGCCGCCGCGATCGACGCCACCGCCGAGCGCATGGCGGGCGGCGGCCGCCTGATCTACGCGGGCGCGGGCACGGCGGGCCGCCTCGGCGTGCTCGACGCCTCCGAGTGCCCGCCGACCTTCAACACCGACCCGAGCGAGGTCGTCGGCCTCATCGCGGGCGGGCCGGGCGCGATGGTCGAGGCGGTGGAGGGCGCGGAGGACAGCAAGGAACTGGCCGCCGCCGACCTGGACGGCCTGCGCCTCACGGCGGCCGACGTGGTGGTCGGCGTCTCGGCCTCGGGCCGCACCCCGTACGCGATCGGCGCGGTCGAGCACGCCCGTGCGCGCCACGGCGCGCTCACCATCGGCCTGTCCTGCAACGCGGACAGCGCGCTGGCGGCCGCCGCCGAGCACGGCATCGAGGTCGTCGTCGGCCCCGAACTCCTCACCGGCTCCACGCGGTTGAAGGCGGGCACGGCCCAGAAGCTCGTCCTCAACATGATCTCGACGATCACGATGATCCGCCTCGGCAAGACCTACGGGAACCTCATGGTGGACGTACGCGCGTCGAACGAGAAGCTGCGCGCCCGCTCCCGCCGCATCGTCGCCCTCGCCACGGGCGCCGCCGACGAGGAGATCGAGGCAGCGCTCGCCGCGACGGACGGCGAGGTGAAGAACGCGATCCTCACGATCCTCGGCGGAGTCGACGCCGCGACGGCGGCGGAGCTCCTCACCACGTCGAAGGGCCACCTGCGCGCGGCCTTGGACAACTCCCGGACCGGCTGA
- the otsB gene encoding trehalose-phosphatase has protein sequence MGDPTYAQPDRHGRPGLPEPVTPAGHDGLAALLARPERCVVALDFDGTLAPIVADPEQARAHPDAVPALAALAPRLRSVAVVTGRPAGVAVRYGGFAGVPGLEHLVVLGHYGAERWDAVTGTVQAAEPHPGVAAVRAELPGFLDEIGAWRGTWIEEKGRAVAVHTRRAQDPQAAYDTLRAPLTELAARHGLIVEPGRMVLELRPPGMDKGVALAAYLREVGAESVLYAGDDLGDLPAFAAVEKLRSDGVAGLLVCSGSAEVAELSDRADLVVDGPAGVVGLLSSIAAAVSR, from the coding sequence ATGGGTGACCCTACGTACGCGCAGCCCGACCGGCACGGGCGTCCCGGACTGCCGGAACCCGTGACCCCGGCGGGCCACGACGGCCTCGCCGCGCTCCTCGCGCGGCCCGAACGGTGTGTCGTGGCCCTCGACTTCGACGGCACGCTCGCCCCGATCGTGGCCGACCCCGAGCAGGCCCGCGCCCACCCGGACGCCGTGCCCGCGCTCGCCGCCCTCGCCCCGCGCCTGCGGTCCGTCGCGGTGGTCACGGGCCGCCCGGCGGGCGTCGCCGTGCGCTACGGCGGCTTCGCGGGCGTCCCGGGACTCGAACACCTCGTGGTCCTCGGGCACTACGGCGCCGAGCGCTGGGACGCGGTCACCGGCACCGTCCAGGCCGCCGAACCGCACCCCGGCGTCGCGGCCGTCCGCGCCGAGCTGCCGGGCTTCCTCGACGAGATCGGCGCCTGGCGCGGCACCTGGATAGAGGAGAAGGGCCGCGCCGTCGCCGTGCACACGCGCCGCGCGCAGGACCCGCAGGCCGCCTACGACACGCTGCGCGCACCGCTCACCGAGCTGGCCGCCCGGCACGGCCTGATCGTCGAGCCCGGCCGCATGGTCCTCGAACTGCGGCCGCCGGGCATGGACAAGGGCGTCGCCCTCGCCGCCTACCTGCGCGAGGTCGGCGCGGAGTCCGTGCTCTACGCGGGCGACGACCTGGGCGACCTGCCCGCCTTCGCCGCCGTCGAGAAACTCCGCTCGGACGGCGTGGCGGGCCTCCTGGTGTGCAGCGGCAGCGCGGAGGTCGCCGAACTCTCCGACCGGGCCGACCTGGTGGTGGACGGCCCGGCGGGCGTGGTGGGACTGCTGTCGTCGATCGCGGCGGCCGTCAGCCGGTGA
- a CDS encoding Uma2 family endonuclease — MTPGTDERPQMSVEEFEELARRAPETVSLEFLGGRVSVKHGPICVEDFEELARVAPETVTLELINGKLEVKPVPDGDHGEIIMWLLRQCMMQRPELALYPEQGLRIDTYRKGCIKPDGALAPVGYFAGQDEWASPEGVLMTVEVTSGDRDTERRDRQEKPRAYAYAGIPVYLLIDRDNDTVVVHSAPQNGVYQNRRPYHYGSTVRLPSPVAITLETEKLKDYVT, encoded by the coding sequence ATGACCCCTGGCACCGATGAACGCCCGCAGATGTCCGTTGAGGAGTTCGAGGAACTGGCCCGCCGCGCTCCCGAGACCGTGTCGCTCGAATTCCTCGGCGGCAGGGTGTCCGTCAAGCACGGCCCGATCTGCGTCGAGGACTTCGAGGAACTCGCCCGCGTGGCCCCCGAAACGGTCACGCTCGAACTGATCAACGGAAAGCTAGAGGTCAAGCCCGTGCCGGACGGCGACCACGGCGAGATCATCATGTGGCTGCTGCGCCAGTGCATGATGCAGCGACCCGAACTCGCCCTGTATCCCGAACAGGGCCTGCGCATCGACACGTACCGGAAGGGGTGCATCAAGCCCGACGGGGCCCTGGCACCCGTCGGCTACTTCGCCGGGCAGGACGAGTGGGCGTCCCCCGAAGGCGTCCTGATGACCGTCGAGGTCACGTCCGGCGACCGCGACACCGAACGCCGCGACCGCCAAGAGAAGCCGCGCGCCTACGCCTATGCCGGCATCCCCGTCTACCTCCTCATCGACCGGGACAACGACACCGTGGTCGTCCACAGCGCCCCGCAGAACGGCGTCTACCAGAACCGCCGCCCGTACCACTACGGCTCCACGGTCCGTCTCCCCTCACCCGTCGCCATCACCCTGGAAACCGAGAAGCTGAAGGACTACGTCACCTGA
- a CDS encoding type II toxin-antitoxin system Phd/YefM family antitoxin, translated as MSENVTIREARAHLAEVVDKAEAGEVTVLTRKGKRVAALVPIEVLDALDEAADELAAREAERHRDDPTVGMAELLADLFEGGGGKAAGDAA; from the coding sequence ATGAGCGAGAACGTCACCATCCGGGAAGCCCGCGCCCACCTCGCCGAGGTCGTCGACAAGGCCGAGGCCGGCGAGGTGACCGTGCTGACCCGCAAGGGAAAGCGTGTCGCCGCCCTGGTGCCCATCGAGGTCCTGGACGCGCTGGACGAAGCGGCCGACGAGCTCGCGGCGCGCGAAGCCGAGCGGCACCGTGACGACCCCACCGTCGGCATGGCCGAACTCCTGGCGGACCTCTTCGAGGGGGGCGGCGGCAAAGCTGCGGGCGATGCCGCGTGA